The genomic interval TGCTGAAAATCACCCCTCCACCCAATTTAACCCATAGTCCTAAACACCAGCATAAACTACCAGGTAAAAAATTGACAATTTCTGTTAAATTTATATGTAAGTTATCACAAACAAGTTTAACTTAAGGTTTAAAACCAGTGGTCTCCTTTCCTCCTACAGAGACAAGGGTTCAAACTAGCCTTTACTGAACACCTGCTAGATGCCACTcttcagagacagagaggaaaatgagactcCGAGACgggaagcaacttgcccaaagtcacccatcTAGGAACTCTCCCAGTCAAGACACAAGTCCTTCGGACTCCAGAGGCAGCTCTGTCTACCAGAGCGCCCAGGGAGGAGCCGAGGCCTTAAGTCAGGGGCGCAGCTTCCCTCTCAGTTTTGCACCGCGAGGTCGGCTCTCCCCAagcctgtttctccatctgtacaaCGGGGGCACAGACTTTTTAAGGAAGGCTGCCAGAGCTCTGACGAACTCGAGGTCTCGAGGGTGTTACGCATACCTGCCTGAGAAGCTTCCCCACTCGCCCGCCAGCCTGAAGAAACTGCCGCGGGCTCGGCTCCCGGACATGCGTGACCCGCGGTAAGCTCCCTCCGACGCTCTGCTTCCGGGGTTGGCGCAACTGAGGAAGGGCTCGGGCGGACCCCGTCGCCCAGCTCCAGAGTTCCTAGAGCCGGTGTGTTCCACCTCGGAAGCCCCTGCTGCCAGCGGGGGATACGAACGCCACGCCCACTACGCCCGTAGGCCCACTGGCGGGAAAGTGCGTGGTTGGGAGTAGGGTTGCTCCCCGGGGGCCTGGACCGGACGGTCTTCCTGAAGGTCGAGGCAGGGGTAAGGCTCCAGCCTGCGGTGACTGCTTCGAGATGGCGTTTGGGTACCCGGCCGGGCGGTGTGCAGCCAGCCCGAACGGAGGCATGTCACCAGCCGGCTCTGAATTCGAGAGTTGGGGCGCGATGCCCAGGGACCTGGTCTAACGTAGGGTGTGTGCTGGTAGAGCGGCACACGGGCGGGTCCCAGTGTTGGGGGCGGGCACTAATTTGGGGGGTGGGACCCAGTGTCCAGGACCTGGGGTTCAGGTGGCAACTGGACCCCAGGGCCGCTCTTGACCCTCTAGCTCCCATTTTTGAGCAGGGAGCTCGAAACTGGAAGTAGtagaccagggtttgaatcctgactcatCGTGAGGCTTTGTCCATGTgcccctctgtgagcctcagtcgCTCCAATAACATTCATGGCAGTGTTTCGCAAAGTATGGCCTGCCAATGCCACCCCCTCGCCCCCTAATCTATGGTTAACTAGATCACTGTTGACTAAACTACTATGAAGCATGCGGTTTCCCGGGCTCCATCCCAGACCCAGGGATCTGTATTTGTAACAAGCTACTTCGGTGATCCCCATAAGCTCCTTTGAAAACCTGAGGATTAGAAGGCTCCTCTCCATAGATGATCGACCTCTGGATTAGAGGGGTGTATGTAGGCTTGCTTGGGTCCAGGTGTCCAATAATACCACTCCTGTAATAAAAATACCATCCCACCCCCCAACTTCTCTGAAGATGTCTCATTTCTAGCCTGGGATGGGTATCATTTAACAAGAGCCCTCACACCAGAGCCCATCTGAGCAGGAagctgagacccagggaagagaagCATCTTGCTCTAGGTCACTAAGCTAGTGGAGGGTCGAGCCGGAGTTCAATGCAGACTCAAGGACTCCTAGTCTAGTGATCTCCCCAAATTTGTGTCCACCTGCGTTTGCGGAGCGCGACTCTGTCCTGGTGGAGATGGAGCCCAGGCTAGCCGGAGACCAGAGTTGTAGCCCTTAGGAAGGCCTGGCCACCCACCGTCCCCCTCCCGACTCTGGCACAGCCCACGGGCTGTGGGACCACTGAGGAGTGGTCTCCAAGAACTACGACCCGGCTCCCCCTCTTGCTGGGGGCAGAGCCAGATCCGAGCGGCAGGCCAGCGGGCCAATGCAGGGCAGGCTCTGGGCCTGACAGCCAATCCGGGGCCGGGGGCACAGAgctggcagggaggagaggagctggagCGTCGCGGAGCCGCGAGGCTGCTCgcctcagccccacccccgaGGTGGGTCCCGGCCGGCCAGTCCCTGTCCAGGCTGGCAGAGCGGGCGCTCTCGGCTGTGGGCAGTGTGACGTCGCGGGCCCAGCCCAGGGAGGTCCTCCCAGGGCGCCCAGGGAGGGCGGACCTTGGGTCGGACCCGCCCTCCCCAACCCCGGGGCCTGGGGGTCCCCCTCACCTTGCCCCGGCCTCCTGCCCATCGCCACCACCCCTAGCCTCTCCCGCTGAGTTCGGCGCCCCAGAGAGGATTAAGTAAGTGCTGAGGTCGCCGCTTCTGTGCAAGAATGGAGGAATCACAAGAGTCGCGAAGGTGGGGTTGGGGATTGGGGCAGGGAGGACTGATGAACCTGGTGGAGAATGGTATGCGGGTTCTTGGAGGTGGTGGTGCCCACTCCTTTCTCTCTGGCTTCCTTCTCTTGCGCTTTGGACCATGAGGCATTCCTGAACAGTGATGAGCAGggccctttctctcctttggagGGAAGAATAAACAGAGCCCCAGAGCAAGTGTTAAGGgtctggcccaaggtcacatctggggtcagtggcagagccaagaaagAACCTGGGACTCCTGACGTGCCCAGCCTAGCtagaggaggaggacagagagggaCGACGAGCTTCTCCCATCCCGTGTTTCTGTGCCAGCCTTGCTCCTTCCTAAGAGGCCATCACTGGTGTGTGCACACctcacacacacccatacacctGCACAGGGAGGCATCCCACATACACCCGTGAGCTAGCGCAGAGGTGTGTATGCAGCCATGAGCTGTGCATCCCTCCTATCCGTCGGCCTTCCCTTCTGCAGTTTGGCTGGGACCTCTTCCCACCCTGCCTTACCCAGGGCCTTTTGGCCTGGGAAGGCCAAAGTCACAGCCTAGACTGGGTACATCGCCCACCCTCTGCTCCCAacggaggagggaaggggaagagaaggcaTCTCAGAGTGGGAGCTCCATCCCTGCCTCTGAAGATACGCTCCCCTTGATTTTCTCCTAGTCCCTGGCAGCCCCTATAGGGAGTCCAATGACCCAAGAGCCTGCAGAGAAAGTCCGCCAGAGGACCTGACTTtagcctctctctccttcctgtcttctGGTCTTGCCACACATGTCCCTGCCCTTACTCCAAGCACAAGCTGGACCGCACAGCAGGCTGGGTCCAGGGGCTTCTGGGGCTCCCCTTTCCCAACTGGAGTGGCCAGAGGGAGAAGatctaacatttattgggtgcttGCTGTGGATGAGGATTGTACTGAGCTAAGTCATTTCTAGGAACTTGTTCATTCTGATATTTCAGTGACCCGATGACCCTTTCTGTGAGGGAGGTGTTCTTAATACCCCTACCTTAGACTCAGGAAAACTGAGACATGGAGAGGTGGAGTGACTTGCCTAGGGTCACCCAGTTAAGTGGCTGGACCGGAATTCAAAGACAAGCCTGTCTGACTTTTGTGCAAGTGTTTTCCTCCAGGAAAGGAAAAAGctgcagtatttttttctccaagcAGGAGGTGAGGGATGTGGGGGGCAGGAAGTAAGAAGGTGAGCAGCGTGGGGAGtagtggctgggggtggggaatgaaCTTTTTCTTTCAAACCTTCCCACTACTTTTCACATCTTCCAAGTATGATCACTATGATCATCTTACCCACAAAGAGGGGGCAGGGCTTCATTTTCATGTTCCCAAATCCACGTGGGATCCATAGATATGTAAAGGACATGTCCTGATGTTCCCTGAACTTGCCCTTGCCCTCAAACTTTTATTTCCCCTGTGCCTTCAGAACTTAGGGGGACTTCATCTCCTCACAGAGTCCCATCCTCAGCCTcacgttttttattttttcctttccagcacccagggaggcagggagctCTCTTTATCCAAGGACGTGGCCCCCTGTATGGGTAGTGGGGGCCACAGGCTGGGACACCCCTGATGTCAGAAGTGAGTGAGCAGGTTGACTGACCACAAGCAGTCCCTCAGCATCAGCATGGACTCCAGGATCCCATCTGCTAGGAGCTGGATCAGCAGCCACCCACCCACCTCTGAACCTGACCTGGAGCCTGCCACAGATGGGCCAGCTTCCGAGACCACCACACTCAGCCCAGAAGCCACCGGCTTTAATGACACCAGAATCCCTGACGTGGCTGGTGGCACAGCCGGCGTGGGCACAATGCTTCTGTCCTTTGGGATCATCACAGTGATTGGCCTGGCTGTGGCCATGGTGAGAGCTGGGGCAGGCTGGGGCTGGCCCAGATGGCCCTCACTTGGCAGAGGGCGATCATTGTTTAGATTTTAGAGGATCTAATCAGAACACAATTGTCTGTTAGTGATAGTACAATACCTTCCTTCCCCAGAGATTTGTTTATTGGGGTCCAGagaccagagaggctgcctcCAATTGGAAGAACCAGAAAAGGTTCTGAGGAATACATGGCATTTTGAGCTGGGCCATGAAGGCCACGTAGGAGTTGTGGAGGAGGGTGTTGCAGGTGGAGGGTCCTGATGGGCAAAAGTTTGGAGGCAGACAGGGGCTATCTGTGAGCAGCAAGCAGGACAGTGAGGCAAGTGAGTGTGTGGTTGCAGTAGGAGTAGAGGCCAGAAGGCAATCGGGATAGATCGTGGGCTGTAGAGTCCGAATGGGATGCTTTGGGCATGGCAGGCTGCTGgcaatgttcattcattcattcattcacttggcAATTATTTACTGGGCACTTGCCCTGGACCAAGACTTCGGGACCCCAGGGACCATGGAGAAAAAGTCCTGCCCTGCAGTTCTTACAGGGAGTGAGGAGGCCTGGCCCCAGCGTCATGGGAAGGGCAGAGTTGGGCAGACATCAGGGCAGAGGTGagctggggtgagggctgcaggtgTCCCCTGAGAGTGGATATGATGCTTCCAGATCGGGTATCTGCCTCTGAAGATATGGACTCTCccctaggaattccctggcggtccaatggttaggactcagcgctttaaCTGccgtggccccaggttcaatccctggtcagggaactaggatctcacAAGTTGTGCAgcgtggacaaaaaaaaaaaaagatatggactCTCCTTTTAAGATGATACATGGACACTCAGAATGTCACCGAGGGCCCATTGGAGATTGTGAGGACTGAGACCTGGAAGGGTGGGAGGTGCACCTGCAGTCCCCCAGCAGGCCTGGCAATGGTGGCATTCTGCCTGCTGCCCTTCACAGGCTCTGACGGCTGGCCTTAGACTCGGGAGCATGTTGCTGTGACAAATAGGGCTGGATGATCCATTCATGGCTGGAGCTGCTGGTAAAACAGGGTCACCATATGGGCCCCACAGGCTCCGATTGCTGCCAGGGAACAACCGCTGGTCAGcgggcagagccaggatgcagCACACAGAGTGAGGCCGGGGCCTGCGCAGTctcctggggcaggggtgaggcagAATACCAGTGTTTGGCACCCATGTGGTGGCTAAGCAGGCAGAGACACCCTAACCTCAGGGGCAAAGCAGGGCCTAGAATCTGCCTTTGTCACTCTTGGCCAAAGATTTTGTCCTGGGAACTTGGGAAGACTTCCTTACTCTTCATTCTGGAAGAATATTCGGAGGGCCGCGGTGGATGGCCTTATCACCAGAAACGAAGAGGTAGGGAAGTTATGGGGCAAAGGCAGTGGAGGGCAGGAAACAGCTCCTGGGCAGGGGACAGTTCCGGAGATGTTCCTTAAGTACTACTTCCTCTCCCCTCATGCCAACCCTGAGCCAGGCCATGCTGGGTGCAAGGAGGAACAAATCAGTGCCAGGCCATGTGCCTCACGTAGGAGGAACAGtgggggagggcttcctggaagaggtggggcTGCAGCTGGACAGTGAAGGGTAAGGAAGATTTGAAAAGGAAGgtatttggggggagggtgttAGTAGTTGGGGTAGAGGGAGCAGCAGGGGCGAGGGGTGGAGACTGGCTCTGAAAGATCCTTCTGTGTCACAGGGCAGGCAGCGGGGCTGAGAGGCGCGGGAGTACAGGGTGCTGGGGCTGGAGCTGCTGCttcagggcaggcaggggctatGCCAGAGACCTGGAGTTCCTGTTGCATCCCACCCACAAGAGAGCAAGGGGCATGCCAACATGTGAcctcctggaggggaggggggagcaagGGGCACTGCAGTTCCTTTCCGCCGTTGGGGTCCCCCAGGAATGAGCAGCAAGAGGAGCTCTGGGTCAGGCTGGAAACAAACCAGATTCAAGCTGTGAATGGGCCACAAAGAGTGTAGGAGCCACAGGGGGTTGGGGACAGACTCTAGGGACATGGCTTTCCCACAGGCAGAAGCAGTCATGCTCCTGGTAGTCAAAAAACACCAGTTGAGGGATGAGTGAGATGGTGGCAGAGGTCCCTGGAGTTCCTGCTCCAGGTCCTACAGAGGTCCCCAAGTctcacccccttcctccctccccttagTGCTTTGTACCAGGATTTCCTGCTCTAGCCAGGAGCTCTTGGGTCTCAGATGTTTTCTCAGGCTGCCTAGGCCTTTATCTTCAAGTCATTATGATGGGGGTTAGGACCCAGGGGTCTTGCTAGGTTCCTCCAGCATCAGGGTTCAGGAGTTTGGTCTAGGCTGATGTCCAGGGGCTCAGaccctcctcctcagcccctgaGGGCCATCAGCCTCCCATGGAAACCCCAGGAAGCCAGCCCAGAGCCTTGCCTAGAGCCACTGCCCTGCAGAGTCTGGCCACTGCCTATCCTCTGTTCTTTTTGCCCATACATGGGGAGAAAATTTGGTCCTGGGGACAGCTGAGAGGAGGGAGTATGCtgaagtccccccaccccaccaccaccacttcagCCCTGAGGAGTCCGAGGCAGGCACTGAGTGGCTGGAGCCACAGTCAGTTTTGGCAGGGGTGGGCCCACGAGTCCCTAGGCCAGGCTTACCTGTGTGGTCTTCCCAGGCTGGCCCTTTCCCCACCTCTGAGTTCGGGCACTGTCAGCATCTAATAAACGTCAAATGGAAGCACAAATTTAGGATGTATGTGTCCCTGGGATGGGGTCGCTGAGGACATGGGGACCTATAGTTCTCCCGTTCACCAGCCTCAGCGTGTCCCCTGTCCTGAGGGGCTGCTGGATTGATTAGGGCCTCCCTTCCTGGCCATCTGATGCTGCTCCTTCTCTTGCAGGTTTTGTAcatcaggaagaagaagaggTAACTCCCCAGCTGCCACCCAAGGCTCCAGCCCGTGGGCAATGCTGGGCTGGACTCCAGGGGACGTGGGTGGGAAAGGAGAATCCCTCCACCATGAGGGTCCCTCTCACTAGTGAGGGAGTCAGGGCCTCTTCTGCCCACTCGGGGTTGGGGGTAACCATTTTCCCCTGGGGAGGGCTGAGCCACCCTTGCCCTGCTGCCCTGAGCTAATGGCCACTgactcccctttccccaccccggCCCCTCAGAGGCTGGGGATCGCACAAGGCCCTGGCTTAGGCAGTCCCCATGGCTCTCATGGATCATAGCTCTGTGGCCCGTGGCCCCATCTGGTTCCAGGAGTGGGTAACTATCCCTCCCAGGCCACCCATCCAAGGGGTAGAGCTAGTACTGTATGTGCAAAAATGTCTTTCATTGAATCCTGGGGGAAATTTTAGGACCCTAAACATGGTGGTGTCAGCTGGTCAGCAGGCAGCACCTGGAGGGCTGGTGGGAGCGGAAGGGCCTGCCCTGCCTGCAGcagtctgcccccaccccccaggctggAGAAGCTGCGCCACCAGCTCATGCCTATGTACAACTTCGACCCCGCGGAGGAGCAAGATGAACTGGAGCAGGAGCTGCTGGAGCATGGGCGGGACACTGCCTCCGTGCAGGCCACCACCGCTGTGCAGGCCACGCAGGCCAAGGTGGGCACTGACCAGGCTCCTCCACCCAGCCTGCAGCCTGTATGTGGCTCTTCCACCCacaccc from Physeter macrocephalus isolate SW-GA unplaced genomic scaffold, ASM283717v5 random_161, whole genome shotgun sequence carries:
- the LOC102992675 gene encoding uncharacterized protein C3orf18, whose product is MDSRIPSARSWISSHPPTSEPDLEPATDGPASETTTLSPEATGFNDTRIPDVAGGTAGVGTMLLSFGIITVIGLAVAMVLYIRKKKRLEKLRHQLMPMYNFDPAEEQDELEQELLEHGRDTASVQATTAVQATQAKVGTDQAPPPSLQPVCGSSTHTLPPFPCSFLAPAMWSGGSYRVYGFCQVCLETSRIAPRPPRDSRHKARPGQPWDPTWLCPDSLVTLEAPLASLRHSFLICK